Proteins co-encoded in one Coraliomargarita parva genomic window:
- a CDS encoding AMP-binding protein, whose amino-acid sequence MTPPRRLDIGSDDFERKPELQSHLAWESFLALARQPHRVLLTDRTHQRRAMKSGFVLALSWMLSRRLREWTSQARVGIVFPPGIGGYIANLAVVLAGKVPVNLNFTLGPASIEACLRKAELDCILSAPAVQAKIPHFPWPESGVVDLVEALRALPKVKTLALLAAIYALPAKLLAKLLKIPRRGGNQEAGLLFTSGSVGEPKGVALTHRNILGNCLQIDSSGLLPRTEKILANLPIFHSFGFTVTLWYPLLRGCGVVTVPSPLECKKVAEAIEAEQATILIGTPTFYKPYFKRVEPEQLKSLKYVVSGAEKTPPGFADHWESTFGSTYLEGYGLTETSPVVSVNLPKTPQGGDYPGESKDGNRRGSVGRLLPGQAARILDPDTLGDLPVDRTGILALKGPNIFEGYLNDSIRTVEVKQDEWFITGDLARFDADGFLFIEGRLSRFSKIAGEMVPHGTIEQYLNESYGLLDAEQPLLAVAGRPDPAKGEALVLLAAMDLNLDEVRDKLTAAGLPNLWIPKEIKRLEAIPTLATGKLDLRAIQAIALS is encoded by the coding sequence ATGACTCCCCCCCGTCGACTGGATATAGGCTCGGATGATTTCGAGCGCAAACCGGAGCTTCAGAGCCATTTGGCTTGGGAGAGCTTTCTGGCGCTGGCGCGGCAGCCCCATCGCGTTCTCCTGACCGACCGCACGCACCAGCGCCGTGCGATGAAGAGCGGATTTGTTCTGGCGCTCTCCTGGATGCTTTCCCGCCGTCTCCGCGAATGGACTTCGCAGGCACGGGTCGGGATTGTCTTTCCTCCCGGGATCGGGGGGTACATCGCAAATCTGGCGGTGGTCCTGGCCGGCAAGGTACCGGTCAATCTCAACTTCACGCTTGGTCCGGCCTCGATCGAGGCCTGTCTGCGCAAGGCGGAGTTGGACTGCATCCTCAGCGCACCGGCGGTGCAGGCGAAGATTCCTCATTTTCCCTGGCCCGAATCCGGGGTGGTGGATTTGGTGGAAGCGCTGCGCGCGCTCCCCAAGGTCAAGACGCTGGCCCTGCTTGCCGCGATCTATGCACTACCGGCCAAATTGCTGGCAAAGCTGTTAAAGATTCCCCGCAGAGGCGGGAATCAGGAGGCCGGATTGCTTTTCACCAGTGGCAGTGTGGGCGAACCGAAAGGGGTCGCGCTGACCCACCGGAATATTCTCGGCAATTGTCTGCAGATCGACAGTTCCGGGCTCCTGCCCCGAACCGAGAAGATCCTGGCGAACCTCCCCATCTTTCACAGCTTCGGATTTACCGTGACCCTGTGGTATCCGTTGTTGCGCGGCTGCGGGGTGGTGACGGTTCCTTCGCCGCTGGAGTGTAAAAAAGTGGCCGAGGCGATCGAGGCGGAACAGGCGACCATCCTCATCGGGACACCGACCTTTTATAAGCCCTATTTCAAACGGGTTGAGCCGGAGCAGCTGAAGTCGCTGAAGTATGTTGTCTCCGGTGCGGAAAAGACACCGCCGGGCTTTGCGGATCATTGGGAATCGACCTTTGGAAGCACTTATTTGGAAGGCTACGGCCTGACCGAGACCTCTCCGGTGGTCAGTGTCAACCTCCCTAAGACCCCCCAGGGCGGCGACTATCCCGGGGAGTCGAAGGATGGCAACCGCCGCGGCTCCGTGGGGCGTCTTCTTCCCGGGCAGGCGGCCCGTATCCTCGATCCGGACACCCTGGGCGATCTACCGGTCGACCGAACCGGTATCCTCGCGTTGAAAGGTCCGAATATCTTTGAAGGCTACTTGAACGATTCCATACGCACCGTCGAAGTGAAGCAGGACGAATGGTTCATCACTGGGGACCTCGCCCGGTTCGACGCGGATGGGTTTCTTTTCATTGAGGGACGCTTGTCGCGCTTTTCCAAAATCGCGGGCGAGATGGTCCCTCACGGCACGATCGAGCAATATTTGAACGAATCCTATGGCTTGCTGGATGCGGAACAGCCGCTGCTGGCGGTTGCCGGACGCCCGGATCCGGCAAAGGGGGAGGCGCTGGTGCTACTGGCCGCGATGGATCTCAACTTGGATGAGGTGCGCGACAAGTTGACCGCCGCAGGCCTGCCCAACTTATGGATCCCGAAGGAGATCAAGCGTCTCGAGGCGATTCCCACCCTGGCTACCGGCAAGCTGGACTTGCGGGCCATTCAGGCGATTGCCCTGTCGTAG
- a CDS encoding DHH family phosphoesterase, producing the protein MIAESKFFAEDSARFAAALEQLKGHKVAVLGHVRPDGDCIGSIVAMVRLLRSQGIEAIGVNRDPVPMNLCDFVADTPLVRSEDFELDGHIAVTVDSADFKRVGDRLNELFPEVALNVDHHISNKAYAAENLIIDHASATAEILAGFFLDLGLPIDPVMAQALYVGIATDTGQFRFPSTTPETFEITRQLCEHGARPAAAAHELYERESFAKIKLLQAFLASLRMEVEDRVCVGLLEDGVYDETGATVEDSEGLVDYARSIEGVDVGVLLEQRGRSLKGSLRAKDPFFRVDQVAKLFHGGGHACAAGLNVEDSSIEEFLPQLIEAIRAHLAELGQPA; encoded by the coding sequence ATGATCGCTGAAAGTAAATTTTTCGCAGAAGACAGTGCCCGCTTTGCGGCAGCTCTGGAACAATTAAAGGGCCATAAGGTTGCGGTCCTCGGGCATGTCCGGCCGGATGGCGATTGCATCGGGTCCATCGTGGCGATGGTTCGCTTGCTCCGGAGTCAGGGGATCGAAGCCATTGGCGTAAATCGGGATCCGGTGCCCATGAACCTATGCGATTTCGTTGCCGATACCCCCTTGGTACGCTCCGAGGACTTTGAGCTGGATGGCCACATCGCTGTCACGGTCGATAGCGCTGATTTTAAGCGAGTGGGGGACCGGCTGAATGAGCTCTTTCCCGAAGTCGCGCTTAACGTGGACCACCATATTTCCAACAAAGCCTATGCCGCGGAAAACTTGATTATCGACCATGCTTCCGCGACGGCCGAGATTCTTGCCGGCTTCTTTCTTGATCTGGGATTGCCCATTGATCCGGTTATGGCCCAGGCCCTCTACGTCGGGATTGCCACGGATACGGGACAGTTCCGTTTCCCTTCAACGACTCCGGAGACCTTCGAAATTACACGTCAGCTCTGCGAGCATGGCGCGCGACCTGCCGCGGCTGCTCATGAGTTGTACGAACGCGAAAGCTTTGCCAAGATCAAGCTGCTGCAGGCCTTCCTGGCCTCGCTTCGTATGGAAGTGGAGGACCGTGTTTGCGTCGGTTTGCTGGAAGACGGCGTGTACGACGAAACGGGTGCGACGGTGGAAGATTCCGAGGGGCTTGTCGATTACGCGCGTTCGATTGAAGGCGTGGATGTGGGGGTCTTGCTGGAGCAGCGGGGACGTTCGCTCAAGGGCAGCCTGCGGGCCAAGGATCCGTTCTTCCGCGTCGATCAGGTCGCTAAGTTGTTTCATGGGGGCGGCCACGCATGTGCGGCCGGTCTGAATGTTGAGGACAGCTCGATCGAGGAGTTTCTGCCGCAGCTGATCGAAGCCATCCGTGCCCATCTGGCCGAGCTCGGGCAGCCGGCATAG
- a CDS encoding RluA family pseudouridine synthase, which produces MSERILEFEVPADVRSERADKFFAAKFEDVSRARLQRAFEAGQVTFDGEVIDKRFKLSRPGLLRAILDEPDAEQGPQAVAMPLDVIYEDASIVVVNKVAGMVTHPGSGTGDDTLVHALLHHCGGVLSSVGAPERPGIVHRLDKETSGLIVVAKNDLAHHRLAAAFSARETFKRYTALVLGVPKRASGTCLEPIGRHPVHRTRMAVVRGGREAHTDWSVVETYAKQAACVHCVIHTGRTHQIRVHLSHLKHPLLGDSTYGFKPTRLPGIDVPRVMLHSTELHIQHPERDELMRFIAPLPQDFADLIARLKQG; this is translated from the coding sequence ATGTCTGAGCGCATTCTTGAATTCGAGGTGCCGGCGGATGTCCGTTCCGAACGGGCCGATAAATTCTTTGCCGCCAAATTCGAGGATGTCAGCCGGGCGCGCTTGCAACGGGCCTTCGAGGCCGGTCAGGTGACTTTTGACGGGGAAGTGATCGACAAGCGTTTCAAGTTGTCGCGACCCGGCTTGTTGCGCGCGATTCTGGACGAGCCGGATGCCGAACAGGGGCCTCAGGCGGTTGCCATGCCTCTGGATGTCATCTACGAGGATGCTTCCATCGTCGTCGTCAACAAGGTTGCGGGTATGGTGACACATCCGGGGAGCGGTACCGGCGATGATACGCTTGTTCATGCACTCCTGCACCATTGTGGTGGGGTACTCAGTTCGGTCGGTGCGCCGGAACGTCCGGGAATCGTGCATAGGCTGGACAAGGAAACTAGTGGACTGATTGTCGTGGCCAAGAATGATTTGGCGCATCACCGACTCGCCGCAGCATTCAGCGCGAGGGAGACCTTTAAACGATACACCGCATTGGTGCTCGGCGTTCCCAAACGTGCCTCAGGCACATGCCTCGAACCGATTGGCCGCCATCCGGTGCATCGGACCCGTATGGCCGTGGTCCGCGGAGGGCGCGAGGCGCACACCGATTGGTCGGTGGTCGAAACATATGCCAAACAAGCAGCCTGTGTACATTGCGTGATTCATACCGGCCGCACGCACCAGATCCGCGTGCACCTGAGCCATCTCAAGCATCCTTTGTTGGGGGACAGCACCTACGGCTTCAAACCCACTCGCTTGCCGGGCATCGATGTGCCCCGTGTGATGTTGCACTCCACCGAACTCCACATCCAACACCCCGAGCGAGACGAATTGATGCGCTTTATCGCTCCCTTACCCCAGGATTTTGCAGACCTCATCGCACGCCTAAAACAAGGCTGA
- a CDS encoding Ppx/GppA phosphatase family protein yields the protein MSSSAKVAVIDVGSNSIKLLVARQGSHPGTIDTCFVETIETRISAGISKTLPSLTDEAMKKGCATIVELLRLAHQYEPAQVTIVATSAVRDAINGMDFTTMVEDVTGFKIRVLKGTEEATYIGRGLACDPHVAGIRDFIQMDIGGGSLELIRFHNAAIEQAISLQLGAVRLTERFIENRDATVSEVTEQAIRAHVTETIRQAGFSFEPQQLPLLVTGGAFVISRAMLAFQQSKDIEAIPPVLRLEDINRLKAELCQMPLHERMAVPHLPASRADIIPTALITIEAVLRTARRTELTHSFYNLRYGIAAELLQGTNPNA from the coding sequence ATGTCATCCTCTGCCAAAGTCGCTGTTATTGATGTCGGGAGCAATTCGATCAAGCTTCTGGTCGCCCGGCAAGGGTCCCATCCGGGCACGATCGACACTTGTTTCGTCGAAACCATTGAGACCCGGATCAGCGCGGGAATCAGTAAAACCCTGCCCAGCCTCACGGATGAGGCCATGAAAAAAGGCTGTGCGACCATCGTGGAACTGCTGCGCCTCGCTCATCAGTACGAACCGGCACAGGTAACCATTGTGGCAACCAGCGCGGTCCGGGATGCGATTAACGGAATGGATTTCACCACCATGGTGGAAGATGTCACCGGCTTTAAAATCCGGGTACTCAAAGGCACCGAGGAGGCGACGTATATTGGGCGGGGTCTGGCATGCGACCCACATGTCGCCGGAATCCGCGATTTCATACAGATGGATATCGGAGGCGGCAGTCTGGAACTGATTCGATTCCACAATGCTGCCATTGAGCAGGCCATTTCCCTTCAACTCGGGGCGGTCCGCTTGACCGAACGCTTCATTGAGAACCGGGACGCAACTGTTTCAGAAGTAACCGAGCAGGCGATTCGTGCCCACGTCACGGAGACCATACGTCAGGCAGGTTTTAGTTTCGAGCCACAGCAACTGCCCCTGCTCGTCACTGGTGGCGCCTTCGTCATTTCACGGGCAATGCTCGCCTTTCAGCAGAGTAAGGACATCGAAGCCATTCCACCTGTACTAAGGCTCGAAGACATCAACCGCCTGAAAGCCGAGCTCTGCCAAATGCCCCTTCACGAGCGGATGGCGGTCCCCCACCTGCCGGCATCACGCGCCGACATCATCCCCACCGCACTCATCACAATCGAAGCCGTCCTTCGAACTGCCCGGCGTACAGAACTCACGCATTCCTTTTATAACCTGCGCTACGGCATCGCCGCCGAACTGCTGCAAGGCACAAATCCAAACGCCTAA
- a CDS encoding RNA polymerase sigma factor, with translation MKNEQASSDSEWMRSMVAAHAADLTRYAASILGDADAAKDVVQDSFIKLWQEPRATVADHVRPWLFRVCRNRALDVRRKGGRMKPLDEMQTDRTPVESPGPEAVAETRDSHAQLLRMMQGLPEHQREVVRLKFQNGLSYKEIASITELSVTNVGFLLHTALKTLRAQVAAVGE, from the coding sequence ATGAAAAATGAACAAGCCAGCTCTGATTCTGAGTGGATGCGCTCCATGGTGGCAGCGCATGCAGCCGACCTTACCCGTTATGCTGCGTCCATTCTTGGTGATGCCGATGCGGCCAAGGATGTTGTACAGGACAGCTTTATCAAACTATGGCAGGAACCCCGCGCGACGGTCGCCGATCACGTGCGACCCTGGCTCTTCCGTGTTTGCCGGAACCGGGCCTTGGATGTCCGGCGGAAAGGCGGGCGCATGAAACCGCTCGACGAAATGCAGACCGACCGTACGCCGGTCGAATCGCCCGGTCCGGAGGCAGTGGCTGAGACCCGGGACAGCCACGCCCAGTTGCTGCGCATGATGCAGGGGCTGCCGGAACACCAAAGAGAGGTCGTTCGCCTGAAATTCCAGAACGGCCTCAGCTACAAGGAAATCGCTTCGATCACCGAGCTTAGCGTGACGAATGTCGGCTTCCTTCTCCATACCGCACTAAAGACCCTCCGCGCGCAGGTCGCCGCGGTCGGCGAGTAA
- the rbfA gene encoding 30S ribosome-binding factor RbfA, whose translation MSKRITRVNELLHREISGQLRRYYRNDAVNITISEVETSTDLRVARVYYSVIGDARAITEAEALFRRIGADLRRRVSKEVVLKYFPKFEYIYDPSLERGANILNLLDELDEENDR comes from the coding sequence ATGTCTAAACGTATTACACGGGTTAACGAATTGTTGCATCGCGAAATCAGCGGGCAACTTCGGCGCTACTACCGCAATGATGCGGTCAATATCACGATCAGCGAGGTGGAAACCTCGACAGACCTGCGAGTGGCCCGCGTGTATTATTCGGTCATCGGAGATGCGCGTGCGATTACGGAGGCCGAAGCCTTGTTCCGTCGGATCGGCGCCGACCTGCGCCGGCGCGTCAGTAAGGAAGTGGTGCTGAAGTATTTCCCGAAATTTGAATATATCTACGATCCTTCGCTGGAGCGGGGGGCCAACATCCTGAACCTACTCGACGAACTCGACGAAGAGAATGATCGCTGA
- the infB gene encoding translation initiation factor IF-2, translating into MSVRIHQLSKEIGMDNKELIELLRDRGFEVKSASSTIDNISAESLVEEFTKEESPAAEAPEATAEAEAAPAGPKIPEGAIVKTAEDLQREREAREQEEAREKAEKAAAAAAAKAPPPAPKAPPVATPPRPSTPPTAGRPPSPSGPPRPPVAPRPSQPPVAPKPSQPPVAGKPPAPAGPPKAATPPVVAPAPTAGKPAAPAAGKPPAPAGPPKPPAGPPKPPSASMPPSVPKPPAPEAAEESAEDEAAEPAEKKILHAKPPIVVRDFAGQIGLKPFKLISELMEMGIFASMNQTIEETVATKLAERHGFVLEIHHRGEGSDKPAAKKKEEKPAEDDPRFLKPRPPVCCILGHVDHGKTTLLDTIRKANVAGDEAGGITQHIGAYQIDHNGNKISFVDTPGHAAFSMMRSRGANVTDIAILVVAADDGFMPQTDEALRFAKAANNAIVVAINKIDAKGANVDRVKQQMQEKGIAPEDWGGETICVEISALKGTNIDELLDMILLQAEVLELKANPSCAASGTIVESQIEQGRGSTATVIVEKGTLKKGDALLCGEAYCKVKSMLDDAGNVLRDAPPATPVKIMGWSTTPKSGAKFSTEKNEKMAKRAAEEATLDRKREAALQAKEDSQKAPATTVEDLFAAIENQQKKCLRVIVKSDVHGSAEALVNSLEAIESDKVDLDVISYGVGNITKNDITLASAGGSCIVGFNVKLDNGVQSLAKHHNVRIIQHEIIYELLDQVEEEMAGLLEAEMSERKLGAAEVRQVFGVGKGRNVAGCMVTEGTINRGRKARVLRDGELIHESTIDTLRRFKDDVKEVRAGYECGINVDGYDDYEEGDIIECFDVEAIRPSLR; encoded by the coding sequence ATGAGTGTCCGTATACACCAGCTTTCCAAAGAAATCGGCATGGATAACAAGGAGCTTATTGAGCTCCTGCGAGATCGTGGCTTCGAGGTCAAAAGCGCTTCCAGCACGATCGATAACATCTCTGCCGAATCGCTGGTAGAGGAGTTTACCAAAGAGGAGTCCCCTGCCGCCGAAGCACCTGAAGCAACTGCTGAGGCCGAGGCCGCGCCTGCGGGGCCGAAGATTCCCGAAGGGGCGATCGTCAAGACGGCCGAAGATCTTCAACGTGAGCGCGAAGCGCGCGAGCAGGAAGAGGCCCGTGAAAAGGCTGAAAAGGCCGCCGCCGCTGCGGCCGCGAAAGCACCGCCTCCTGCACCCAAGGCACCTCCGGTTGCCACACCGCCGCGTCCATCGACACCGCCGACTGCCGGCCGTCCGCCCAGCCCGTCCGGTCCCCCGCGTCCGCCGGTGGCTCCGCGTCCGTCGCAACCACCCGTGGCTCCCAAGCCTTCCCAGCCGCCTGTCGCTGGCAAACCGCCCGCACCCGCCGGTCCGCCTAAGGCGGCGACCCCTCCGGTTGTCGCTCCGGCTCCGACTGCCGGCAAACCGGCTGCACCGGCCGCTGGCAAGCCGCCCGCTCCCGCCGGTCCGCCCAAGCCGCCCGCCGGTCCTCCCAAGCCTCCGTCGGCATCCATGCCTCCCTCGGTCCCGAAGCCGCCTGCGCCTGAAGCTGCGGAGGAATCGGCAGAGGACGAAGCTGCCGAGCCTGCCGAAAAGAAGATTCTGCATGCCAAGCCTCCGATCGTGGTTCGTGACTTTGCGGGGCAGATTGGCCTGAAGCCCTTCAAGCTCATTTCCGAACTGATGGAAATGGGGATTTTCGCCTCGATGAACCAGACGATCGAGGAGACGGTTGCGACCAAGTTGGCGGAACGCCACGGTTTTGTTCTTGAGATCCATCACCGTGGTGAAGGTTCCGACAAGCCGGCTGCGAAAAAGAAGGAAGAAAAACCGGCAGAGGACGATCCGCGTTTCCTCAAACCGCGTCCTCCGGTCTGTTGTATTCTCGGACACGTCGACCATGGTAAGACCACGCTACTGGATACGATCCGGAAAGCGAATGTCGCCGGAGATGAAGCGGGTGGGATTACCCAGCACATCGGGGCTTACCAGATTGATCACAATGGAAACAAGATCAGTTTCGTTGACACGCCTGGTCACGCCGCCTTCTCCATGATGCGTTCGCGTGGCGCCAATGTCACCGATATCGCGATTCTCGTGGTCGCGGCTGATGACGGTTTTATGCCGCAGACCGATGAAGCGCTGCGTTTTGCCAAGGCCGCCAACAATGCCATCGTCGTGGCGATCAATAAGATCGACGCGAAGGGGGCGAATGTGGACCGGGTGAAGCAGCAGATGCAAGAGAAGGGAATCGCTCCGGAAGACTGGGGCGGTGAAACGATCTGTGTTGAAATTTCCGCGCTCAAGGGCACGAACATTGATGAGTTGCTCGACATGATCCTGCTCCAAGCTGAAGTGCTTGAGTTGAAGGCCAACCCGAGCTGCGCCGCATCCGGTACCATAGTTGAGTCCCAGATCGAGCAAGGTCGCGGATCCACCGCGACTGTGATCGTGGAGAAGGGCACACTGAAGAAGGGTGACGCGCTGCTCTGTGGTGAGGCTTATTGTAAGGTGAAGTCCATGTTGGATGACGCCGGTAATGTTCTGCGAGACGCGCCGCCGGCCACTCCGGTTAAGATCATGGGCTGGTCGACAACCCCGAAGTCGGGCGCGAAGTTCTCCACGGAGAAGAACGAGAAGATGGCCAAGCGTGCGGCGGAGGAAGCGACTCTGGACCGCAAGCGTGAGGCTGCTTTGCAGGCCAAGGAAGATTCCCAGAAGGCTCCGGCCACCACTGTGGAAGATCTTTTCGCCGCGATCGAAAATCAGCAGAAGAAGTGCCTCCGCGTGATTGTGAAGTCGGACGTGCACGGTTCGGCCGAAGCCTTGGTCAACAGCCTGGAGGCGATCGAGAGCGACAAGGTGGACCTCGACGTCATTTCTTACGGGGTCGGCAATATTACCAAGAACGATATCACGCTGGCCAGTGCCGGTGGCTCCTGCATTGTTGGTTTCAATGTGAAGCTCGATAACGGTGTGCAGAGTCTGGCAAAGCACCACAACGTGCGGATTATCCAGCACGAGATCATCTACGAACTGCTCGATCAGGTCGAAGAAGAGATGGCCGGGTTGCTCGAGGCTGAGATGTCCGAGCGTAAGCTGGGCGCCGCCGAGGTTCGTCAGGTCTTTGGTGTCGGCAAGGGACGCAACGTTGCCGGCTGTATGGTTACCGAGGGTACCATCAACCGCGGCCGCAAGGCCCGTGTTCTTCGCGATGGCGAGTTGATCCACGAAAGCACGATCGATACGCTTCGCCGCTTCAAGGACGACGTCAAGGAAGTGCGCGCCGGCTACGAGTGTGGTATCAATGTTGACGGCTACGATGACTACGAAGAGGGCGACATCATCGAATGCTTCGATGTCGAGGCGATCCGTCCGTCCCTTCGATAA
- the truB gene encoding tRNA pseudouridine(55) synthase TruB, with protein MSEDPEGILLVDKPQGITSHDVVARCRRIFRIKKVGHAGTLDPMATGLLIMLIGRATKVSQYMMSMDKEYIGTVKLGEVTDSQDADGEIIAQAPVPELSEDDVKAHMKAFLGDQYQTPPMYSAKKVNGQPLYKLARKGQTVAREPRVIHISRFELTKFDLPYLSFVVGCSKGAYIRTVAHDLGERIGCGGHLCELRRTGIGNFRIENADTLETLQELSPTSLRRKLIPIFQAVPSHVL; from the coding sequence ATGAGTGAAGACCCTGAAGGCATTCTTCTGGTAGATAAGCCGCAAGGTATTACCTCGCACGATGTTGTGGCCCGCTGTCGCCGGATCTTCCGGATCAAGAAGGTGGGCCATGCCGGAACTTTGGATCCGATGGCGACCGGATTGCTGATCATGCTGATCGGTCGGGCGACGAAGGTGTCCCAGTACATGATGAGCATGGACAAGGAATACATCGGTACGGTCAAATTGGGCGAAGTGACTGACTCGCAGGATGCCGACGGTGAGATTATTGCCCAGGCGCCGGTCCCCGAATTGTCGGAGGACGACGTGAAGGCTCACATGAAAGCCTTTCTGGGCGATCAATATCAGACGCCGCCCATGTATTCGGCCAAGAAGGTGAATGGGCAGCCGCTCTACAAGCTTGCGCGTAAGGGGCAGACAGTGGCTCGTGAGCCTCGGGTCATTCATATCAGCCGATTTGAACTGACCAAGTTCGACTTGCCCTACCTGAGCTTTGTCGTGGGGTGCAGCAAGGGTGCGTACATCCGGACAGTGGCTCATGATCTCGGTGAACGCATCGGTTGCGGGGGACATCTTTGTGAGCTTCGCCGTACGGGTATCGGCAATTTTCGTATTGAGAATGCGGATACTCTGGAAACCCTTCAGGAACTTTCCCCGACGAGCCTCCGCCGCAAGTTGATTCCCATTTTTCAGGCCGTGCCCAGTCACGTGCTTTAA
- the obgE gene encoding GTPase ObgE: MFYDEVKVSFKAGKGGDGCFSFRRAKYEPKGGPDGGNGGRGGNVFIVGDTNVADLTDFHFKPGWAAKNGEPGRGSNQHGAKGEDLILRLPVGTVVVDRETDEVVAEVLEHGDQVLLLEGGEGGKGNDEFKSSTNQAPRQYTLGKPGDAGDFRLVVKTIADVGLIGFPNAGKSTLLNMMTNAHPKTGAYPFTTMFPTVGVLEYPEQYERITLADIPGLIEGASENRGLGHRFLKHVERCKVLLIMIDMEGTDGREPLSDYRVLVNELKLYMPGLARKPVLVAANKMDEPNAVENLKLFKKKLKLEQVYPISCVSDEGFETLKQAMLKEVLEVRKAEAEAAEEGESEDLEY; this comes from the coding sequence ATGTTTTACGATGAGGTCAAGGTCAGCTTCAAGGCAGGCAAAGGCGGGGACGGATGTTTCAGCTTTCGCCGGGCCAAGTATGAGCCCAAGGGTGGGCCCGACGGAGGAAATGGCGGCCGCGGCGGCAATGTGTTCATCGTGGGCGACACGAATGTCGCGGATTTGACGGACTTTCATTTCAAGCCCGGCTGGGCGGCGAAGAACGGGGAGCCCGGTCGTGGCAGCAACCAGCACGGGGCGAAAGGCGAGGACCTGATCCTTCGCCTGCCGGTTGGCACGGTCGTGGTGGACCGTGAGACTGACGAGGTTGTGGCCGAGGTGCTGGAGCATGGCGACCAGGTCTTGCTGCTTGAGGGCGGCGAAGGCGGCAAGGGCAACGATGAGTTCAAGTCCTCGACCAACCAGGCACCCCGGCAATATACCTTGGGAAAGCCGGGAGACGCCGGCGACTTCAGGCTGGTGGTCAAGACGATTGCCGACGTGGGCCTGATCGGCTTTCCAAATGCAGGGAAATCGACCTTGCTGAACATGATGACCAATGCGCACCCGAAGACGGGCGCATATCCCTTTACCACCATGTTTCCCACCGTAGGCGTTCTGGAGTATCCGGAGCAGTACGAGCGGATCACGTTGGCCGATATTCCGGGATTGATCGAGGGGGCGAGCGAGAACCGTGGTCTGGGGCATCGTTTCCTCAAGCATGTGGAGCGCTGCAAGGTACTACTCATCATGATCGATATGGAAGGGACGGACGGACGTGAGCCGCTCTCGGACTACCGGGTCCTCGTGAATGAGTTGAAGCTTTACATGCCCGGATTGGCGCGGAAGCCGGTCCTGGTCGCGGCCAACAAAATGGACGAGCCGAATGCCGTGGAGAATTTGAAGCTCTTCAAGAAGAAGCTGAAGCTGGAGCAGGTTTATCCCATCTCCTGTGTGTCGGATGAGGGCTTTGAGACACTCAAGCAGGCGATGTTAAAGGAGGTTCTCGAGGTGCGGAAAGCGGAAGCCGAGGCCGCCGAAGAAGGCGAGTCTGAGGATCTGGAATACTAG
- the ribF gene encoding riboflavin biosynthesis protein RibF, protein MDYPASVERFDELDGLQGPLHLAIGVFDGVHLGHKAVIDSAVFSARRAGGVAGVLTFDPHPSRLFRPEEPTRLLVGIDAKVRLLHSVGVDVVIRKHFDRDYASIPAECFLQELKTAIPQLAAIYVGENFRFGKKRSGDVNTLVETGAALGVGVFSVDRIKLNGMPISSTRIRGELESGKIESVNALLGYNYFAEGQVVSGARLGRTIGFPTLNLPWDPECRPCFGVYLVRFRQPGTAVWAYGVANYGVKPTVQSESQVPALEVHALEATGLDTGDSLYVEWLRFIRPEQKFESLEALKAQIAEDAATARNLAAHV, encoded by the coding sequence ATGGATTACCCCGCCAGTGTAGAACGCTTCGATGAGCTGGACGGCCTGCAAGGCCCCCTGCATTTGGCCATCGGTGTCTTCGACGGGGTACATCTGGGGCACAAGGCAGTGATTGATTCGGCGGTCTTTTCCGCGCGTCGAGCCGGTGGGGTGGCCGGGGTCTTGACATTTGATCCGCATCCGAGCCGGCTTTTCCGGCCGGAGGAGCCCACGCGCTTGCTTGTCGGGATTGATGCCAAGGTCCGACTGCTGCATTCGGTCGGGGTGGATGTTGTCATTCGAAAGCACTTCGACCGCGACTATGCTTCAATTCCGGCTGAGTGTTTCCTTCAGGAACTCAAGACTGCGATCCCGCAGCTGGCTGCGATCTACGTCGGGGAGAATTTCCGATTCGGTAAGAAGCGCTCCGGTGATGTGAATACACTGGTTGAAACCGGAGCAGCCTTGGGGGTGGGCGTTTTCAGTGTCGACCGCATTAAGCTGAACGGGATGCCGATCAGTAGTACGCGGATCCGTGGGGAACTCGAGTCCGGTAAGATCGAGAGTGTGAATGCCTTGTTGGGCTATAACTATTTTGCCGAGGGGCAGGTTGTCTCCGGAGCCCGCTTGGGACGTACGATCGGGTTTCCTACCCTCAATCTGCCTTGGGATCCGGAATGTCGCCCCTGCTTCGGGGTCTACCTCGTGCGTTTTCGTCAACCGGGAACGGCGGTATGGGCGTATGGTGTGGCCAACTACGGGGTGAAGCCGACGGTTCAGTCGGAATCACAGGTGCCTGCTTTGGAGGTGCATGCGCTTGAGGCGACCGGGCTGGATACCGGAGACAGTCTTTACGTGGAGTGGCTTCGTTTTATACGCCCGGAGCAGAAGTTTGAATCGCTGGAGGCCCTCAAAGCGCAGATTGCCGAGGATGCGGCCACGGCGCGTAATCTGGCTGCACATGTCTGA